Proteins from one Thaumasiovibrio subtropicus genomic window:
- the malI gene encoding Mal regulon transcriptional regulator MalI, whose translation MSSKRVKITDVAAHAGVSVTTVSMVLGNKGRISDATIAKVNQAVEELGYRRNTAAANLRSNQSNLIGLILRDISDPYYSEVTAGIAEAIEKQGYMLFLAQCGQDGGKLEQCVQSMLQHDVAGIIFTPIRGQSESVIRTLRDANVPAATIGRALPEQTLDYIGPDNNQAARLATRYLVDKGHRHIAYLGGTSDSLTRAERIGGYCATLMQYGLPFKNEWIIECDNHPKTAKDACADLLHQHPKITAVVCHRPAVATGALYGIKQVGRNVGKDNYIGQQVAVISFDDSPEAELTYPSLSVVKNDERQIGIRAGEQLLARMKQSSMQAETIIMPSQLVERESA comes from the coding sequence ATGAGCTCCAAACGCGTAAAGATAACCGATGTCGCCGCCCATGCTGGCGTCTCTGTAACGACCGTCTCCATGGTACTGGGCAACAAGGGCAGGATCTCTGATGCCACCATCGCTAAAGTGAATCAGGCGGTGGAAGAACTGGGATACCGCCGCAACACGGCCGCCGCCAACCTAAGATCAAATCAATCCAATTTGATCGGCTTGATCCTGCGCGATATCAGCGATCCCTACTACAGTGAAGTCACCGCTGGCATTGCAGAAGCCATCGAAAAGCAGGGCTATATGCTGTTCCTTGCTCAATGTGGTCAAGACGGCGGAAAACTAGAGCAGTGCGTCCAATCCATGCTGCAGCATGATGTGGCGGGGATCATTTTCACCCCAATACGCGGCCAAAGTGAGTCGGTGATTCGCACACTGCGTGATGCCAATGTGCCCGCAGCAACCATAGGTAGAGCACTGCCAGAACAAACCCTTGACTACATCGGCCCAGACAATAACCAAGCAGCCCGCTTGGCAACACGATACTTAGTCGATAAAGGGCACCGTCATATTGCTTACCTGGGTGGTACTAGTGACTCGCTGACTCGCGCAGAACGCATCGGTGGCTACTGTGCCACACTGATGCAATATGGCTTGCCGTTCAAAAATGAGTGGATCATTGAGTGCGATAATCACCCCAAAACAGCAAAGGATGCCTGTGCCGACTTACTCCACCAGCACCCGAAAATCACCGCAGTGGTTTGCCATCGTCCGGCGGTTGCCACAGGCGCGCTGTATGGTATTAAGCAAGTCGGTCGAAATGTGGGTAAAGATAACTACATTGGGCAACAAGTGGCCGTTATCAGCTTCGATGATAGCCCTGAAGCTGAACTCACCTACCCGAGTTTAAGTGTGGTCAAAAATGATGAACGCCAAATTGGTATCAGGGCTGGGGAGCAGTTACTGGCGAGAATGAAACAATCCAGCATGCAGGCAGAAACGATCATCATGCCATCGCAACTGGTTGAACGTGAATCAGCATAG
- a CDS encoding MalY/PatB family protein: protein MFDFDTPIDRLGTYCTQWDYVEDRFGKKDLLPFTISDMDFETAPCIQAALQARLAHGVLGYSRWNHADFKQAITGWFLRRYGADLDADHLVYGPSVIYIISQLIEEWSARGEGVLVHTPAYDAFEKMITANGRHMLVSPLIKTAQSYEINWPQFEAQAAREDCKVLLLCSPQNPTGRVWTTAELLRMAEICQRYGVKVISDDIHMDMAFEPYVPWSEVAADNQWALVSSGSKSFNIPALTGAYAFIADPSARAQYLTQLKAAHGLSSPSILGVIAHISAYTEGDAWLDSLKSYLQANLQYVEKTLNQAFPELNYRAPQGTYLAWIDLSPLHIDMDALQRCLIDDYEVAIMRGDTYGDEGEGYVRLNVGCPRVKVARGMEALIGALQKQRSPQ, encoded by the coding sequence ATGTTTGATTTTGATACGCCAATCGACCGCTTAGGCACATATTGCACCCAGTGGGATTATGTAGAAGACCGCTTCGGTAAAAAAGATTTGTTGCCCTTTACGATTTCAGACATGGATTTTGAAACCGCCCCTTGTATTCAGGCGGCGCTGCAAGCGCGCTTAGCGCATGGCGTGCTGGGCTACAGCCGCTGGAATCATGCTGACTTTAAGCAAGCGATCACTGGATGGTTTTTACGACGCTATGGTGCCGATCTCGATGCGGATCACCTCGTATACGGCCCCTCAGTGATCTACATTATTTCTCAACTGATTGAAGAATGGAGTGCGCGAGGGGAAGGTGTTTTGGTGCATACGCCTGCCTATGATGCCTTTGAGAAAATGATCACTGCCAATGGCCGCCACATGTTGGTGAGCCCATTAATCAAAACCGCACAGAGCTATGAAATCAACTGGCCGCAGTTTGAAGCCCAAGCGGCGCGCGAAGATTGCAAGGTTCTGCTCTTGTGTAGCCCTCAGAATCCGACTGGGCGAGTTTGGACCACGGCTGAGTTATTGAGAATGGCCGAGATTTGCCAGCGATACGGTGTAAAAGTGATCTCCGATGATATTCATATGGACATGGCGTTTGAACCGTATGTGCCGTGGTCTGAAGTGGCAGCCGACAACCAGTGGGCGCTTGTGAGCTCGGGGTCTAAATCCTTTAATATTCCTGCTTTGACTGGCGCTTATGCGTTTATTGCAGACCCGAGTGCGCGAGCACAGTACTTGACGCAATTAAAAGCCGCACATGGCCTTTCTTCGCCGAGTATTCTCGGCGTGATTGCACACATCAGCGCTTATACCGAGGGTGATGCATGGCTCGATAGTTTAAAAAGCTATCTGCAGGCTAACTTGCAGTATGTTGAAAAAACGCTAAATCAGGCCTTTCCAGAACTGAACTATCGAGCCCCACAAGGGACCTATTTGGCATGGATAGATTTGTCGCCTCTCCATATCGATATGGACGCGTTACAGCGCTGTTTGATCGATGACTACGAAGTGGCAATCATGCGTGGTGATACTTATGGCGATGAAGGTGAGGGATATGTTCGCCTCAATGTTGGTTGTCCACGGGTCAAGGTAGCGCGTGGTATGGAGGCGCTGATTGGGGCTCTGCAAAAACAGCGGTCACCACAATAA
- a CDS encoding MATE family efflux transporter, which produces MSVPTTQWLPTLLKIALPIALQTAIFSSKSMVDTAMLGSLGEQDMAAIGFAAKIQLVITFFVIGISIGGGQIAAQCLGERSHSKFLRSVMITLLLSLIASLLFFLPLILGSSALMSLGTANSEIIARGSDYLIWIAPSLFLFAITSSLATGMRVMQQPMPATVVSMVGVGLNVVLNYLFIFGFGDIPAMGIKGAALGTLFSALAETGLLIGYIMFKRHPLCGLSLTTLKQIRRVDIQIVMSLAFTAALNSVIWALGMFAFHAILGSRDDNLLIALGVLAPVESLAMALLIGIASAASVMVGNHVGAGAQQEIDHLVPRLMRLSCGLGISIFAILLVVKGSIVGHFFHQHSVAYTLTSQLFDIVAVSVILKSAAMMLIVGILRAGGDAKFCLYTDVFAQWAFLLPCSVLLSLTALPHYYLFSLMLIEEGIKVAICLWRLRSRSWCQNHAAAMQ; this is translated from the coding sequence ATGTCTGTACCAACAACACAGTGGCTGCCAACGCTGCTTAAAATTGCCCTGCCTATTGCATTACAAACTGCGATATTTTCTAGCAAAAGCATGGTCGATACCGCCATGTTGGGCAGTTTAGGTGAACAGGACATGGCCGCAATAGGTTTCGCTGCGAAAATTCAATTGGTCATCACCTTCTTCGTGATTGGCATTAGCATTGGCGGGGGACAAATCGCAGCACAATGTCTCGGCGAGAGAAGTCACAGCAAATTTTTGCGCTCAGTCATGATAACGCTCTTGCTCAGCCTGATTGCTTCACTGCTGTTCTTCTTGCCGTTGATACTGGGTAGTTCAGCACTGATGTCGTTAGGTACCGCTAACAGTGAGATCATCGCGCGAGGCAGCGACTATTTGATCTGGATTGCACCGAGCTTGTTTCTGTTTGCCATCACATCTAGCCTCGCAACAGGTATGCGAGTCATGCAGCAACCCATGCCAGCCACGGTTGTCAGCATGGTCGGCGTCGGCTTAAACGTTGTGCTTAATTACCTGTTCATTTTCGGTTTTGGTGACATTCCCGCGATGGGCATCAAGGGTGCAGCACTCGGCACACTCTTCAGTGCATTGGCGGAAACAGGGCTACTGATTGGCTATATCATGTTCAAACGCCACCCACTCTGTGGCCTGTCGTTGACAACATTAAAACAGATTAGACGCGTTGATATTCAGATTGTCATGTCACTCGCCTTTACTGCGGCACTCAATAGCGTGATTTGGGCGCTAGGCATGTTTGCCTTCCACGCTATACTCGGCAGCAGAGATGATAACTTGCTGATTGCATTAGGGGTACTGGCACCAGTAGAATCACTCGCCATGGCACTCTTAATCGGGATTGCGAGTGCGGCATCCGTTATGGTCGGGAATCATGTCGGTGCCGGTGCCCAACAAGAAATTGATCACCTTGTCCCAAGATTGATGCGCTTAAGTTGCGGTTTAGGGATAAGCATTTTTGCTATATTATTAGTGGTTAAAGGGAGTATCGTTGGACACTTCTTCCACCAGCACAGTGTGGCCTATACGTTAACGTCACAATTGTTCGATATCGTTGCTGTATCCGTGATACTAAAAAGTGCCGCCATGATGTTGATAGTTGGCATTCTCAGGGCCGGTGGGGATGCAAAATTCTGTCTGTATACTGATGTATTTGCACAGTGGGCATTTTTACTGCCGTGTAGCGTGCTCCTCAGTCTAACAGCACTCCCACATTATTATCTCTTTAGCTTAATGCTGATAGAGGAAGGAATAAAAGTGGCTATCTGCCTTTGGCGGTTAAGATCCCGCAGTTGGTGCCAAAACCACGCCGCGGCAATGCAATAG
- a CDS encoding MAPEG family protein encodes MVSFFYVALVGWLICFLAIQVIKARRKAQVKYADGGDARLQQARSAHANCIEYSPIALMLLFGLEYNGGPLWLVHVFGLLFVIGRCYHASGILSDRLQGRVIGMHATLWPIIAMGILNMWLLPWTQML; translated from the coding sequence ATGGTCAGCTTTTTTTATGTGGCGTTGGTGGGGTGGTTGATCTGTTTTTTGGCGATTCAGGTGATAAAGGCACGGCGAAAAGCACAGGTGAAATATGCTGATGGGGGCGATGCTAGATTACAGCAAGCGCGCTCTGCACATGCTAACTGTATTGAGTATTCGCCAATCGCTCTGATGCTGTTATTCGGTTTGGAGTACAACGGTGGGCCCCTTTGGTTGGTACATGTGTTTGGACTGCTGTTTGTGATTGGGCGCTGCTACCATGCCAGTGGCATTCTCTCTGATCGTTTGCAAGGGCGTGTGATTGGCATGCATGCAACCCTCTGGCCCATCATTGCAATGGGGATATTGAACATGTGGTTACTGCCATGGACGCAGATGCTATAA
- a CDS encoding pyrimidine/purine nucleoside phosphorylase: MINANEYFDGAVASLGFDHQGEKTSVGVMQPGEFHFGTAAPERMTVIKGALTVKLPGHVDWQTFTSGESFEVPGDSGFDVKIEHTSAYLCEYL, encoded by the coding sequence ATGATCAATGCGAATGAATACTTTGATGGTGCAGTGGCATCGTTAGGGTTCGATCATCAGGGAGAGAAAACCAGTGTTGGCGTGATGCAACCTGGCGAGTTTCATTTTGGTACTGCGGCACCAGAGCGTATGACCGTGATTAAAGGTGCCTTGACCGTTAAGTTGCCAGGCCATGTTGATTGGCAGACTTTCACCAGTGGCGAGAGCTTCGAAGTGCCGGGTGACTCTGGCTTCGATGTTAAAATTGAACATACGTCGGCGTATTTGTGTGAATACTTGTAA
- the malX gene encoding maltose/glucose-specific PTS transporter subunit IIBC, whose protein sequence is MSTTKKTTLWEFFQSLGKTFMLPVALLAFSGILLGVGSSLSSGAVKESLPFLDLLPLQLLFQWMTKIGLVAFIYLPVMFAIAIPLGLAREEKGVAAFAGFVGYAALNLSINFYLSVAGVLGNADLEQAYGVKSIIGIDSIDTGILGAVIVGIIVAKLHAKYYTFKMPDALAFFGGARFVPIITAAALGVVGLVVPLVWPYFAAGINGIGYAISEAGPFGPFLFGAGERFLLPFGLHHILVALIRFTEAGGTLEVCGEVTSGALNIFYAELACTTDTGFSSSATSFLSQGKMPAFLGGLPGAALAMYHCARPENRGKVKALLLSGVVACMVGGITEPLEFLFLFVAPALYFVHAILTGLGFMVMGLLDVTIGNTDGNVIDFLIFGILQGTATKWYLVPVVAGIWFAMYYFIFRFAIIRFNLKTPGREVETAEDAGEAVKAATTASGYNSDVILVALGGAANIVALDNCITRLRMSVEDMSKVDDAKLKANGALGVVKLDEHNLQVVIGPQVHLVKNEIQNLMPATA, encoded by the coding sequence ATGAGTACAACGAAAAAAACCACACTTTGGGAGTTTTTCCAGAGCCTCGGAAAAACCTTTATGTTGCCAGTCGCGTTGCTCGCGTTCTCTGGTATTTTACTTGGCGTTGGTAGTTCGCTATCAAGCGGTGCTGTCAAGGAGTCCCTTCCATTTCTAGACTTACTGCCACTACAGCTGTTGTTCCAATGGATGACTAAAATTGGTTTGGTCGCCTTTATTTATCTGCCTGTGATGTTTGCGATTGCGATACCTCTAGGCCTTGCACGTGAAGAGAAAGGGGTTGCGGCATTTGCTGGTTTCGTTGGTTATGCAGCGTTAAACCTGTCGATTAACTTTTACCTGAGTGTGGCGGGTGTTTTAGGTAATGCGGATCTCGAGCAAGCGTATGGTGTGAAGAGCATCATCGGGATTGACTCGATTGATACGGGGATCCTTGGTGCTGTCATCGTCGGTATTATCGTCGCTAAACTGCACGCGAAGTACTACACCTTTAAAATGCCTGATGCGCTGGCGTTCTTTGGCGGTGCGCGTTTTGTGCCGATTATTACAGCGGCTGCGCTAGGCGTTGTGGGTTTGGTCGTACCGTTAGTCTGGCCGTACTTTGCAGCAGGTATCAATGGTATTGGTTACGCGATTTCTGAGGCGGGTCCATTTGGTCCATTCTTGTTTGGTGCCGGTGAGCGCTTCTTATTGCCATTCGGTTTGCACCATATTTTGGTTGCACTGATTCGCTTTACTGAAGCGGGCGGAACGCTAGAAGTGTGTGGCGAAGTGACAAGCGGTGCGTTGAACATCTTCTATGCTGAGCTTGCCTGTACAACGGACACGGGTTTCAGCTCTTCGGCGACGTCTTTCTTGTCTCAAGGTAAGATGCCTGCATTTTTGGGTGGCTTGCCGGGTGCAGCGCTTGCTATGTACCACTGTGCGCGCCCTGAGAATCGAGGCAAAGTGAAGGCATTGCTACTTTCAGGTGTTGTCGCCTGTATGGTGGGCGGCATTACCGAGCCACTTGAGTTTCTGTTCCTCTTTGTTGCACCTGCACTTTACTTTGTTCACGCCATCCTAACTGGCCTTGGCTTCATGGTGATGGGTTTATTGGATGTGACGATTGGTAATACTGACGGCAACGTTATCGATTTCCTCATCTTTGGTATTTTGCAAGGTACAGCAACCAAATGGTACTTGGTGCCAGTGGTGGCAGGTATTTGGTTTGCAATGTACTACTTCATCTTCCGCTTCGCGATTATTCGCTTCAATCTGAAAACGCCAGGCCGTGAAGTGGAAACCGCGGAAGATGCGGGTGAAGCAGTTAAAGCGGCAACAACGGCAAGTGGCTACAACAGCGATGTGATTCTTGTTGCGCTGGGTGGGGCTGCAAACATCGTCGCGCTCGATAACTGCATCACACGTTTGCGCATGTCGGTTGAAGATATGTCAAAAGTGGATGATGCCAAACTGAAAGCCAATGGTGCTTTGGGTGTCGTGAAGTTGGATGAACATAACCTTCAGGTGGTGATTGGTCCACAGGTCCACTTAGTGAAAAATGAAATTCAAAATCTCATGCCTGCAACCGCTTAG
- the zntR gene encoding Zn(2+)-responsive transcriptional regulator has translation MYLIGQLAKSCGISSDALRFYEKQQLLVPAGRSASGYRLYDDQAVATIAFILRGKRVGLNLEEIKELLAIRLEATAHSCAEVKQITQHKLDDIESKIAELNAIRDALKTMNDACCGKVDDDASHCSILAALAAQK, from the coding sequence ATGTACTTGATAGGACAATTAGCCAAATCATGCGGTATCAGCAGCGACGCGTTACGCTTTTATGAAAAACAGCAACTGTTAGTTCCCGCGGGACGCAGTGCCAGTGGCTATCGTTTATATGATGATCAAGCCGTTGCCACCATCGCATTTATTCTGCGTGGTAAACGCGTTGGCCTAAACTTAGAAGAGATAAAAGAGTTATTGGCAATCCGTCTCGAAGCAACGGCACACAGCTGCGCAGAAGTAAAGCAAATCACACAGCATAAGCTCGATGATATTGAGAGCAAAATAGCAGAGTTAAATGCGATTCGGGATGCGCTTAAAACAATGAACGATGCATGTTGTGGCAAGGTAGATGATGATGCGAGTCACTGTTCTATTTTAGCCGCGTTGGCGGCACAGAAGTAA
- the galU gene encoding UTP--glucose-1-phosphate uridylyltransferase GalU produces the protein MPHQKQPAPQSAIRKAVIPVAGLGTRMLPATKAIPKEMLPIVDKPLIQYIVNECVAAGIKEIVLVTHSSKNAIENHFDTSFELEATLEKRVKRQLLDEVKSICPPDVTIMHVRQGQAKGLGHAVLCAKPLVGNAPFAVVLPDVILDEYTADQSSENLAAMVKRYDQSSHSQIMVEPVPVEEVSKYGVVDCQGISVTPGEAVPMVDMVEKPAQEAAPSNLAVVGRYILSDAIWEKLAITPPGAGDEIQLTDAIAMLMEDETVEAFHMTGRSHDCGDKLGYMKAFVEYGLRSDSLGEAFSAFLEGRFASQKGDLKLVG, from the coding sequence ATGCCACATCAAAAACAACCTGCACCCCAAAGTGCGATTCGCAAAGCCGTTATCCCTGTCGCGGGCCTCGGCACTCGTATGCTACCAGCGACCAAAGCCATCCCCAAAGAGATGCTACCCATCGTTGACAAACCTCTGATTCAATACATTGTCAATGAGTGTGTCGCGGCGGGAATCAAAGAAATTGTTCTGGTAACGCATTCATCAAAAAACGCCATTGAAAACCACTTTGATACCTCATTTGAACTAGAGGCTACCTTAGAAAAACGCGTCAAACGCCAACTGCTCGATGAAGTGAAATCGATTTGCCCACCGGATGTGACTATCATGCACGTGCGTCAAGGCCAAGCGAAGGGCTTAGGGCACGCGGTACTGTGTGCCAAACCTTTAGTGGGTAATGCACCTTTTGCTGTGGTGCTCCCCGATGTCATCTTGGATGAATATACCGCTGATCAAAGCAGTGAAAATCTCGCCGCAATGGTGAAGCGCTACGACCAGAGCAGCCATAGCCAGATCATGGTAGAGCCCGTACCGGTGGAAGAAGTATCGAAATACGGTGTTGTTGATTGTCAAGGCATCTCGGTGACACCAGGTGAAGCGGTCCCTATGGTCGACATGGTTGAAAAGCCAGCCCAAGAAGCTGCGCCGTCTAACCTTGCGGTAGTGGGACGCTACATATTGTCTGACGCCATTTGGGAAAAGCTCGCCATCACGCCTCCAGGCGCGGGTGATGAGATTCAGTTAACTGATGCGATTGCGATGCTCATGGAAGATGAAACGGTAGAAGCTTTCCATATGACAGGCCGCTCACACGACTGTGGTGACAAGCTTGGCTACATGAAAGCATTTGTCGAGTACGGTTTGCGCAGTGACAGTTTAGGTGAAGCATTTAGTGCGTTTCTTGAAGGGCGTTTTGCTTCTCAAAAAGGTGACTTAAAACTGGTTGGATAA